The stretch of DNA CAAATCATTAATATCATTAGATATAAATGACGCAAAAAAAGGAATAAAACAAATAGAAAACTTGTTAAATAATAGTGATTCGATATATAATGAAAGACTTCCTTTTATTATAGAAGCAAGAAATCTATTACTTAACAAGTATAATATTTATCCAAGCATTATTGATTTCTATACAAAGAATGATCTTAACCAAAATACCCATGAGGCTTCAATAGATCTGCAGCCTAATCACTCTTTTAAGTATTATAAGCTTTCCATGAATCTTTTGAAATTGGAGAGATTTTCTAATAAATGGTTTGTCTAACCCATTGAAACAACACATGAATAATAGCCCTTTAATATCAGTTCTTATCTTAAATTGGAACAGACTTGAAGATACCAAACGAGCAATAGATAGTGTATTAACTCAAACTTATTCTAACATTGAGATTATCCTAATTGATAATGCTTCAACCGAAGTTGGCACCAATACATTAAAAACACTTTACCCTCAAATCGAATATCATCAATTAGATAAAAACTACGGTTGTCCAGGAGGAAGAAACATTGGAATTAAGCTTTGCAAAGGGGAGTTTATCTTTTTTGTTGATAATGATGGCATCTTGGAAAAAAATGCTATTAAAAACGCATACAATATTTTTACAGCAAGAAAAAATGTAGGAATTGTGGCTGGTAAAGTAGTTTATCAGCAATCACTGGATGGGGAGCTAAAAACTCCAGAAATAAAAGGAATATCTTATTATAAAGCTGCTTTTTCGGGAGGCGTAACAATGCATCGAAAGTCCATTTACGATAAGATAGGAATGTTTAATGATGATTTCATGTATGGTCATGAAGAAACTAATCTCAGTATGCGTATTATAACTATCAACCAATATGTTTATTATTCAGATAACATTATTTTATGGCATAAAGAAGCTGATTCCGCAAGAAATAAATCTGCTAATTTTGTCAGTACTTATTCCAATAAGTTGGTCACTTACTGGGAATTGCTACCTCCTAAGCAATATCTTATTTTCACTTTGTATTATTTACTAAAATACCCTGTTGATTGTTTCAAAAATGACTGTTTGTTACTTTTTATAAAAAAGCTGCCTGATACTTTTATGCGCGTAATCAGAGCAAGAAAAAACAGTAAAATAAAGCTTACATCCAAAGACCACAAAACGTTTAGGCATTTACAATTAAATACACCTTCTGAAATATAACTATTTAGTAAATCAGTTTAACAAAGGTTTAATCAAAAAATGTTAATCAAAAATGCAGAAGGAAATACTTTCTACTAATGAAGCCGGAAACTTTTTTTTCGGATTTCATGATACTTTGGCCTGGAATGATAATGGAACCCGTTTGGCTGCTTTAAAAATAAAGCATATTAATATCCCCCCTTCTTTGGATAACCCTTGTTCATTTGGTTTTATAGATGATGAACAACGATTCCATGAAATTGGGATTACTTATGCTTACAATTATCCGCAAGGTGCCCGTCAGCAATGGTTACATGCTTCAAATAATTTAATTATCAATGATAAAGTAGCTGTTACATGGGGATCAAAAGTCTATGATACAGATGAAGGAAAACTTATATCAGAACTTCCCTACCCTTGTCATGTAATAACCAAAGAAGGTTGGGCTTTTGGATTGGATTATGCTAGATTGCATAGAGTTGGAGGGTATGGCTATACTGGTATTAAGGATAAAACTGAAGGCCAAAATGCTCCGGATACTATAGGAATTACAAAACACAACATTTACACAAATGAAAATTCACTACTAGTATCAATAAAAGAGGTGGCTAATTTTGAGATGTCAGAAAACATAGGTGTTCACCATTATATTACTCACTTGGTTTTAAATCCTTTACAGGATAGAATAGCATTTCTACATAGATTTAAACTTAAAGATGGAGGAGAAACTACAAGATTGATGACAATTGGTAGTGATGGGAATAACCTTCGCTGCCTTGCTACAGGATTTCTAAGTCACTTCGACTGGAAAGACAACTCTACAATATTGATATGGGGCCGTATTGGCAGCAATGTCGAAAAACTTCGTAACTCGAAACTATATAGTCTATTACCTAAAGAGTTAATCTTTTATGCAAAGAAAGCATTAAAGCTAATCTATTATTCTTCAAATAACAGCTTTGTTAAGAGTGATTTCAACTGGATGTTATTTTCAGATGATGACACGAGTAAGCAGGATTTCTTTGCTAAAGATATAATGGTTGTGGATGGTCACCCAATGTTTTGTCCAACTAACAGAGACTGGCTGATTTGTGATACCTATCCTAACGAAGCCGGAATCAGAGAATTATTTCTTTTCCAAGAAAGCACTCAAAAAAGAATTTTGTTGGGCCAATACAAAATGATTGACTCCAAACCAAATATAGAAGATGCCAAGCCTACACTGACAGATGTTGAACCATCCGTTTTAAAATCGTTCTCAATTGAAATGATGGCCTTTTATAGAAGCGGACTTCATTGTGACTTACATCCGAGATGGAAACCGGACGGTTCAACGGTGGCATTTGATTCCATTCACTCTGGCGAAAGGAAAATTTACAGCTTTGATGTCAGAAATTATCTACAATAAGCTCTTCAACTGTACATTATGATTTCTTTTTTACAACCTTTAATACCACATTATAGACAGGACTTCTTTCACAATTTGAATAAACGCTGCCCTATCCAAGTTTATTGCTACGAAGATCAGAATGAGATTGCTAGTAATAACTTCCATGGTTCATCTGTTTCTCATACAAAGATTAAATCGCTTTCGTGGAAGGGCTTCTTGGTGTTTAATCCATTTACCTTATTAAAGGAAAAATCTTCCATAATGGTCTTAATGTTACATTTTGGACATTTGACTACTTGGTTTTTGCTCTTTACAAAATTATTACACAGAAAAAAAATCATTCTGTGGGGGCACGGTATTTCTGTTAAAAGATATATCAAAGAAGAGAAAAAGCCTGATTTTCTGTTAAAACTGATGATCAGTTTAGCTGATGGCGTTTGGTTCTATACAGAAGCCGAATTAAAGATATGGAAACAAACTTTTCCTGAGTTAAATGCAATTGCCTTAGGTAACACGATATCAGGAATTGAAGATATTCTTTCTCTTAATGATCAAAACAAGATTGTATTAAAAGAAAAATATAAAATAAAACAGAATATCATTTTTATCTTCTGTGCCCGATTTAATACCCCTCATCGAAGATTGGACTTATTATTAGAAATAATTGAACGGTCCGACAAGGCAAAGTATGGTTTTATTATTATCGGAGATGGAAAATTAAAACCCGACTTTGGAGCATATTCTAATGTATATGATTTTGGGAGCATTTATGATACTCAAGTAAAAAATGAACTTTTCATTATTTCTGACATTTATCTTCAGCCTGGTTGGGTTGGACTTTCGATTGTAGAAGGAATGGCTTATGGAAAACCAGTTTTTACATTCAGAAGAACCCAAGATATCCTTCAATGTGTTGAATACAGCTACATAATTGAGAATTTTAATGGAAGAATGTTCAGTTCTGTGGATGAATTTAATGAAGGGGTAGAGTCATTAGACAGCCAGGAAATAAAACGCATGGGGGCAAATGCTAAACAATTTGTATCAACACAATTACGAATGGATCTTATGGTCGGGAATGCTGCTAGCAGTTTAATCCATTTTCACAACTAATCACTCCTATGATGAAAATTTTGCATGTTATTACCGGAATGGATCCTCAGCTTGGAGGTGTTTGTCAGGCTGTTCGTACAACAATAAAAGGGTTAGGTAAGTTAGGAGTTCATAATGAAGTGGTATGTTTGGATGCATTCGACTCACAATTCATCAAAGAAGATTCCTTTATCATTCATGCTTTAGGTCCTTCCAAAAGTTCATGGGCATACGGTCCGACTTTTCTTAATTGGATGATGGCTCATGCTTCTAATTTTGACAAAATAATTATTCATGGGTTATGGCAATATCCGACATACGCTACGATTAAAGCAATAAAAAAGCTTCGCAAAGTAAAGTCATTACCCAAAGTCTTTATTATGCCACATGGCATGTTAGACCCCTATTTTCAGAAAGCTAGCAGTCGGAAACTGAAAGCAATTCGGAACTGGATATATTGGAGATTAATCGAAAAGAACACTATTAATAATGCCCAAGGACTCCTATTTACTTGTCAGGAGGAAATGGAGTTAGCAAGAATACCATTCCATCCATATCAACCAAAAAGAGAGGTTATAGTAGGACTTGGCGTTGAAGCACCTCCAATATACACTGAGGAGATGAAAAATGCTTTTTTAGCCCTTTGCCCTTCATTGCAACAACACTCTTATCTACTTTTTTTGAGTAGAATACATGAAAAAAAAGGCATTGATTTACTATTAAGTGCTTATAATAAAATACTTATTGAATACCAACAAATTGGAAAACGATTACCCAAATTGGTTATTGCAGGTCCTGGCTTAGAGACCAAGTTTGGTCAGCAAATGCAAGAGTTTGTAATTCAACATCGTCTTCAGGAGGATATCCTATTCACTGGAATGCTAACTGGATACGCTAAATGGGGAGCATTTTATAATTGTGAAGCATTTGTTCTTCCAAGTCACCAAGAGAATTTTGGAATTGCAGTGGTAGAATCACTAGCCTGTAGTAAACCCGTATTAATATCTAATCGGGTTAACATTTGGAAAGAAATTGAAGCTAACACCGCTGGGTTCATTGGGGATGACACATTAAATGGTACAATTCAACTCTTAAAACAATGGTTTTTACTTTCCACTGAGGATAAAGAAAACATGAATCTAAACGCCCTCAGCGTTTTTAAGAAACACTATGCTGTTGAATCTGCTGCAAGAAAATTTCTTGGAGCAATTAAGTAATAATAGATTAAGCTTAATACCAAAGAAAATTCTACACCCAATGATTACTAATTATCTAAGCAATAAATTGAAGTTTTTTTCTTTCCTATTAATCGTAATGGTTGTTGTTTTACACAGCCAAAACGTATATAATAGAATTGGAGGATTTAATGAAACAGAGGGACTTAATTATATTCTTCAAAATATAATATCTGGAGGAATTTGTGCTGTAGCTGTTCCTATGTTCTTCTGTATTTCTGGTTTTCTTTTTTTTTATTCAGGAATAGCCTCCCCTATTGACTACATTGATAAAATTAAAAAAAGATTCAAGACCCTTGTAATTCCTTATGTTTTAACATCAGCTTTTGCAATCATCTTTTATTTCCTTTTGCAAATACCCGAAAGCACGAGAAAATTCTTTTATAACAAATTAATAATTAATTATAGCATTTCTGAGTTATTAGAAACGCTTCTTTTCAACCCACTTGCTTATCAATTATGGTTTCTTAGAAACCTAATCATAATTATTTTATTAACTCCTTTAATCTACTTTTTAATAAAAAAGCTTAAGCTTATTTATATCATACCATTGACGTTATGCTGGATTATATTATCAAATAAAACTCCTTATAATATTTTACCAACGCTTTATTTTTTTTCAATTGGGGCATACTTTGCCATTAATAACTTAAAAGCCATTCCTTTCATTGACAATTTAACTTTAAAAAGAACACTATTAATTATTTCTATTACTGGCTGGATTGCACTAATACTAATCCGCGTAATATTTCTTTCTGAAACTCATGCAGAGCTAATACTAAATAACTTGTCTATTTTGTTTGGCATAATAGCTCTTTGGTTGCTTTACGATCTAAGCATTAATAGTTCTCTTCAAAAAATTAAACCAATTATAAAACCATTGATCGCCTACTCTTTTTTCATTTATTTATTTCATGAACCAATTCTTACCATGACTATTAAGCTAGCATTCGCCATATTGGGCAAGAATACCAGAACAAGTATAATTTGTTATTACTCGTTACCTCCATTGGTTATCTATCTTACCTATTATATAGGAATGCTAACAAAATATAAACTTCCTTTTCTTTATAATTTACTCACAGGGAATAGATAACTATTCGTTGTACCTATTAAATGACCAACGTTATAATTTTTGAAATGGAACCTAATATTGACTTATCTAAATATAAAAATCATTTTTCCTTAAAGAATAAGGTTGCAAGATGTATATGGAATATTTCTTATCTCTTATTATTTAAACCCTTTTTTTTGAACTTTTTCAATAAATGGAGAATCTTATTACTTAAGATATTTGGAGCCAAAATAATGTGGAGTACGAATGTATATTCATCAGCAAAAATATGGGCTCCATGGAATTTAGAAATGGGGGAATATGCGTGCCTAGGGCCCTATGTCGACTGTTATAATCAAGGAAAAATTAAGATAGGGGCCAATACAACAATATCTCAAAAAGCCTATTTGTGTGCTTCTAGCCATGATATTTCAGACCCTAGCAATCCCCTGATCTTGAAACCAATAACAATTGAAGATCAGGCATGGATCGCGGCCGATTCATTCATTGGCCCGGGAGTCTTTATCAGACAAGGAGCTGTTGTTGGAGCCAGATCTGCTGTTTTTAAAAATGTCGACGCATGGACCGTTGTTGGAGGTAATCCTGCAGTGTTTATTAAAAAAAGAGAACTAAAGAGTTTTTAAAATGAATGGACAGGCGTACCTAACAACATTACAAGCCATTTATAAATATTTTATTGTTAAAAACGAAGAATAAGAATTAAAATAATGATTTCTGTACTAATTCTAACTAAAAACGAAGAGCAAGACTTACCAGGTTGTTTAGCCTCTGTTTCATGGAGTAATGATATTCACGTTTTTGATTCATACAGTAGCGATAAAACTGTAGAGATTGCTAATTCTGCAGGTGCTAAAATCACTCAAAGAAAATTTGATAATTGGGCAGCCCATCAAAATTGGGGGCTCAATAATATAGCATTCAAAAATCCTTGGGTTTTATATATTGATGCAGATGAAAGGGTTTCTGAAAGCTTAAAACATTCATTATTACATTTTAACCCTGACCTTAATAATACCGTGGCTTATGAAATTCAGCGTCGTGATTTTGCATGGGATGGGTCATGGTTGAAGCATGCGCAAATATCACCCTATTATTTACGATTGTTCCAACCGGGAAAAATGCGTTATGAAAGATTGGTTAATCCAATTTCAATACCAGATGGCCCGGTAGCCCGTCTAGATGGATTTCTTGATCATTATCCTTTTAGCAAAGGTTTTAGAGCCTGGTGGCAACGACATTTGGGTTATGCTGATATGGAAGCTGCAATGAGGTTAACAGATCTTGAAAGCAAAACCGATTTCTCAATAAAAAAAGCTCTGTTCAGCAAAGACTTCACAGAAAGAAGGTATCATCAAAAAGGGTTATTCTATAAAACACCTGGCAGACCGTTCATTAAATGGGCATATATGATATTTGCTCGAAGGGCCTTTTTAGATGGGAAAGCAGGAATTACTTATGCAACGCTTCAATCTATATATGAGTACTTTATCGTACTCAAAACAAAAGAATTATTGAGTAACAAGTCTAAATAATTAATGAACATTCTAATTTACGGTATTAACTACGCTCCTGAACTTACTGGTATAGGAAAATATACCGGAGAAATGGCTGAATGGATGGCTTTACAAGGACATAAGGTCTCTGTAATCACCTCAATGCCCTATTATCCGGAATGGGAAACTCATAAAAACTATAAAGGAAAATGGTGGCATACAGAGGTGATAAATAACGTAACTGTTTATCGTTGCCCAATGTATGTACCGTCAAAAGTTACCGCTAGCAAAAGAATAATACATGAATTTTCATTTGTATTAAGCTCACTTGTTTATTGGTTTAAATTTTTCATCACACAAAAGACGGATATAGTAATAACTATTGCCCCTCCTTTTCACCTAGGCTTTATTTCTGCTTTTTTTGCAAAACTAAAGAAAGCAAAACTTATTACTCATATACAGGACTTGCAAGTTGATGCAGCAAGGGACTTGGGAATGATAAAAAATAAGTCATTTTTATCACTCATGTTCAAGGCAGAAAAATACTTATTAGATAAAAGTTCAGCTGTTTCGACTATTAGTGAGGGAATGATAAAAAAAGTTTATGCCAAAAAAATAAGTAAAGAAAAAACTATTTTGTTCCCCAACTGGGTTGATGCAACAATAATTTACCCTTTAAAGAAAGATTTGTCATTAAAGAAATCTTTTGGTTTTGCTGATCAGGATCGAATCATTCTATACTCCGGAAATTTAGGAGAAAAGCAGGGCTTAGAAATATTAATAGAAGCTGCTCAACACTTTTCAACTCAAAAACATGTTAAGTTTCTTATTGTGGGTTCGGGAGGAGGAAAAGCAAAACTTGAGTCAGCCGTTGAGAAAAGACAACTGCAGAATGTTTATTTCAAACCTTTGCAACCTTATTTGCAGCTATCATCCTTGTTAGCTACAGCTGATATCCATCTTGTGCTTCAAAAGAAGTCTGCAGCAGATCTTGTAATGCCTTCAAAATTGACTAGTATCCTGGCAGCAGGTGGATATGCCCTAGTAACAGCTTTACCAGGAACCTCTTTATATGACATAGTTGCGCAGCATCAAATGGGGCAACTTGTAAAACCAGAATCATCTGAAGATTTAGTAAAAGCAATTGACTTTGCGTTATCAAATGATCTTGAGCCAGTAAAAAAGAATGCTCGTAATTATGCAGAAAAACATTTATCAAAGGAGTACATTTTAAAAAGCTTTGAAAATGAGCTCATAAATCGTTAGACTAAGGAATATTTTTATTGGCGTAGGAATGCATACTGCATATGATAACCATTTTTCATCAGACTGCTTTCTGCACGAATTAAAGATTAAGCCACTATAATGTTTTGAACCAATATCCAGTATGAAAAAAGGAGAAGTAAACCAATGCTTACTTCTCCCTTATATACCTTGATTATATCAGGTTCTAAGACCTCGACGTATATTATCTATAACTTGAGTAGTTCTGAGATGAACCAAAACTGTATCTAACACCAAATGTTAATATACCGAAAGCATCTGAGAACTTATTATCAAATGAAGGATTGTACCCATCTATATTCTCCGTAAAAGTGAAATCATATTGGTAATTTATGTTCAATGACAATGGTTTAAGTTCTTTAAAAGAATCAAAG from Solitalea canadensis DSM 3403 encodes:
- a CDS encoding glycosyltransferase family 2 protein; its protein translation is MNNSPLISVLILNWNRLEDTKRAIDSVLTQTYSNIEIILIDNASTEVGTNTLKTLYPQIEYHQLDKNYGCPGGRNIGIKLCKGEFIFFVDNDGILEKNAIKNAYNIFTARKNVGIVAGKVVYQQSLDGELKTPEIKGISYYKAAFSGGVTMHRKSIYDKIGMFNDDFMYGHEETNLSMRIITINQYVYYSDNIILWHKEADSARNKSANFVSTYSNKLVTYWELLPPKQYLIFTLYYLLKYPVDCFKNDCLLLFIKKLPDTFMRVIRARKNSKIKLTSKDHKTFRHLQLNTPSEI
- a CDS encoding TolB-like translocation protein, with the translated sequence MQKEILSTNEAGNFFFGFHDTLAWNDNGTRLAALKIKHINIPPSLDNPCSFGFIDDEQRFHEIGITYAYNYPQGARQQWLHASNNLIINDKVAVTWGSKVYDTDEGKLISELPYPCHVITKEGWAFGLDYARLHRVGGYGYTGIKDKTEGQNAPDTIGITKHNIYTNENSLLVSIKEVANFEMSENIGVHHYITHLVLNPLQDRIAFLHRFKLKDGGETTRLMTIGSDGNNLRCLATGFLSHFDWKDNSTILIWGRIGSNVEKLRNSKLYSLLPKELIFYAKKALKLIYYSSNNSFVKSDFNWMLFSDDDTSKQDFFAKDIMVVDGHPMFCPTNRDWLICDTYPNEAGIRELFLFQESTQKRILLGQYKMIDSKPNIEDAKPTLTDVEPSVLKSFSIEMMAFYRSGLHCDLHPRWKPDGSTVAFDSIHSGERKIYSFDVRNYLQ
- a CDS encoding glycosyltransferase family 2 protein, with product MISVLILTKNEEQDLPGCLASVSWSNDIHVFDSYSSDKTVEIANSAGAKITQRKFDNWAAHQNWGLNNIAFKNPWVLYIDADERVSESLKHSLLHFNPDLNNTVAYEIQRRDFAWDGSWLKHAQISPYYLRLFQPGKMRYERLVNPISIPDGPVARLDGFLDHYPFSKGFRAWWQRHLGYADMEAAMRLTDLESKTDFSIKKALFSKDFTERRYHQKGLFYKTPGRPFIKWAYMIFARRAFLDGKAGITYATLQSIYEYFIVLKTKELLSNKSK
- a CDS encoding glycosyltransferase, which codes for MISFLQPLIPHYRQDFFHNLNKRCPIQVYCYEDQNEIASNNFHGSSVSHTKIKSLSWKGFLVFNPFTLLKEKSSIMVLMLHFGHLTTWFLLFTKLLHRKKIILWGHGISVKRYIKEEKKPDFLLKLMISLADGVWFYTEAELKIWKQTFPELNAIALGNTISGIEDILSLNDQNKIVLKEKYKIKQNIIFIFCARFNTPHRRLDLLLEIIERSDKAKYGFIIIGDGKLKPDFGAYSNVYDFGSIYDTQVKNELFIISDIYLQPGWVGLSIVEGMAYGKPVFTFRRTQDILQCVEYSYIIENFNGRMFSSVDEFNEGVESLDSQEIKRMGANAKQFVSTQLRMDLMVGNAASSLIHFHN
- a CDS encoding acyltransferase family protein; the encoded protein is MITNYLSNKLKFFSFLLIVMVVVLHSQNVYNRIGGFNETEGLNYILQNIISGGICAVAVPMFFCISGFLFFYSGIASPIDYIDKIKKRFKTLVIPYVLTSAFAIIFYFLLQIPESTRKFFYNKLIINYSISELLETLLFNPLAYQLWFLRNLIIIILLTPLIYFLIKKLKLIYIIPLTLCWIILSNKTPYNILPTLYFFSIGAYFAINNLKAIPFIDNLTLKRTLLIISITGWIALILIRVIFLSETHAELILNNLSILFGIIALWLLYDLSINSSLQKIKPIIKPLIAYSFFIYLFHEPILTMTIKLAFAILGKNTRTSIICYYSLPPLVIYLTYYIGMLTKYKLPFLYNLLTGNR
- a CDS encoding putative colanic acid biosynthesis acetyltransferase; the protein is MNFFNKWRILLLKIFGAKIMWSTNVYSSAKIWAPWNLEMGEYACLGPYVDCYNQGKIKIGANTTISQKAYLCASSHDISDPSNPLILKPITIEDQAWIAADSFIGPGVFIRQGAVVGARSAVFKNVDAWTVVGGNPAVFIKKRELKSF
- a CDS encoding glycosyltransferase, which codes for MMKILHVITGMDPQLGGVCQAVRTTIKGLGKLGVHNEVVCLDAFDSQFIKEDSFIIHALGPSKSSWAYGPTFLNWMMAHASNFDKIIIHGLWQYPTYATIKAIKKLRKVKSLPKVFIMPHGMLDPYFQKASSRKLKAIRNWIYWRLIEKNTINNAQGLLFTCQEEMELARIPFHPYQPKREVIVGLGVEAPPIYTEEMKNAFLALCPSLQQHSYLLFLSRIHEKKGIDLLLSAYNKILIEYQQIGKRLPKLVIAGPGLETKFGQQMQEFVIQHRLQEDILFTGMLTGYAKWGAFYNCEAFVLPSHQENFGIAVVESLACSKPVLISNRVNIWKEIEANTAGFIGDDTLNGTIQLLKQWFLLSTEDKENMNLNALSVFKKHYAVESAARKFLGAIK
- a CDS encoding WcaI family glycosyltransferase; this encodes MNILIYGINYAPELTGIGKYTGEMAEWMALQGHKVSVITSMPYYPEWETHKNYKGKWWHTEVINNVTVYRCPMYVPSKVTASKRIIHEFSFVLSSLVYWFKFFITQKTDIVITIAPPFHLGFISAFFAKLKKAKLITHIQDLQVDAARDLGMIKNKSFLSLMFKAEKYLLDKSSAVSTISEGMIKKVYAKKISKEKTILFPNWVDATIIYPLKKDLSLKKSFGFADQDRIILYSGNLGEKQGLEILIEAAQHFSTQKHVKFLIVGSGGGKAKLESAVEKRQLQNVYFKPLQPYLQLSSLLATADIHLVLQKKSAADLVMPSKLTSILAAGGYALVTALPGTSLYDIVAQHQMGQLVKPESSEDLVKAIDFALSNDLEPVKKNARNYAEKHLSKEYILKSFENELINR